In the Clostridium beijerinckii genome, one interval contains:
- a CDS encoding N-acetylmuramoyl-L-alanine amidase family protein: MIRRINKILALILIGTSIIATIPNSVFSTPVKAETNDISKIILNPQTNNVALSGIDIGSMVPDGDTLIGMAENTTINPQLENGVKLMFSSKGAKSIDNEECGKLSYNLSGSLVDEISAQVYEVLKDPITNAVVSKAESATGGTIPEETLKNVIEPIVEKNLQAALPSAIKSRFQNIPIYQYTGKNNSGDVIAQAFVVKGLVGSIVNTVVGNGAYCVNTYSANVRNASYSSIDIVPSLTFNPAVGTTAYSKVINLDNGSKVIGDGMSINVIDSVNNKVYVINNPIYNMLKAKQGDSDKINKDLNIIDFNGVTNLSGSLSFPLDIDGTKFSILSLSLTKNGDITANKSYKYAVVVGDYEKNLLDKMIDGVNLGNVGDKIKGMIKSGTYNMIPDINTQIGGLIDKGKNEFDKTIDGISDGINDINDSLDDLTDALKDKNNDVDDAWDKVFDRYDNDKGWGKHDGYIYYYDKDGVSLKGVQKINGKIYYFNRIDGAMETGWQIVDGKKCYFDKKKGCELFNQWVQDGDDWYYVGEDGAVKKMEWVNYNGKYYYLKADGKMVKDWFKVDEYWYYFNNDGSMSTSTWKSSNEKWYYLKDNGQAASDWLNLGSNWYYFKNTSGEMQIGWFRANGNWYYSNDDGSMKTGWIYSKNNWYYLDEGTGVMKKNEWVVIDGKNYYFNINGEMVTGSRYIDGTKYVFGSDGTLY; encoded by the coding sequence ATGATAAGAAGAATTAATAAAATATTAGCACTTATATTAATTGGGACAAGTATTATAGCTACAATACCAAATAGTGTTTTTAGTACTCCAGTTAAAGCAGAGACTAACGATATTTCGAAAATAATTTTGAATCCCCAAACTAATAATGTGGCTCTTTCTGGAATTGATATAGGATCAATGGTTCCTGATGGAGATACTCTTATAGGAATGGCTGAAAACACAACTATAAACCCTCAGTTAGAAAATGGAGTAAAATTGATGTTTAGCAGCAAAGGAGCAAAGTCAATCGACAATGAGGAATGTGGCAAGTTATCGTACAATCTGTCGGGTTCGCTAGTTGATGAAATTTCAGCACAAGTTTATGAGGTTTTGAAAGATCCAATAACAAATGCAGTTGTATCGAAGGCAGAATCGGCTACAGGAGGTACTATACCAGAGGAAACGCTTAAAAACGTAATCGAACCTATAGTGGAGAAAAACTTACAAGCAGCATTACCAAGTGCTATTAAGAGCAGATTTCAGAATATCCCTATATATCAGTATACTGGGAAAAATAATTCAGGTGATGTTATAGCTCAGGCCTTTGTGGTAAAGGGGTTAGTGGGATCAATAGTTAATACTGTGGTAGGAAATGGCGCATATTGCGTAAATACTTATAGTGCTAATGTGAGGAATGCATCTTACAGCAGCATTGATATAGTTCCTTCATTGACATTTAATCCAGCAGTAGGTACAACGGCTTATTCAAAAGTAATTAATTTAGATAATGGTTCTAAAGTTATTGGTGATGGTATGAGTATCAATGTTATTGATTCCGTAAACAACAAGGTATATGTAATTAATAACCCAATTTATAATATGTTAAAGGCAAAACAGGGAGATTCAGATAAAATAAATAAAGATTTAAATATTATTGATTTTAATGGTGTTACTAATTTGAGTGGCAGCTTAAGTTTTCCTTTGGATATAGATGGAACTAAATTCTCTATTTTAAGCTTATCATTAACTAAAAACGGAGATATCACAGCAAATAAAAGTTATAAATATGCTGTTGTAGTTGGAGATTACGAAAAGAATTTATTAGATAAGATGATTGATGGAGTTAATCTAGGTAATGTTGGGGATAAGATAAAGGGAATGATAAAAAGTGGGACATACAATATGATTCCAGATATAAATACTCAAATTGGCGGCTTGATAGATAAAGGTAAAAATGAGTTTGATAAAACTATAGATGGAATAAGTGATGGGATAAATGACATAAATGACTCCTTAGATGATCTTACTGATGCTCTTAAAGATAAGAATAATGATGTTGATGATGCTTGGGATAAAGTGTTTGATAGGTATGATAATGATAAAGGCTGGGGAAAACATGATGGATATATATATTATTATGATAAAGATGGAGTTAGTTTAAAAGGTGTACAAAAGATAAATGGAAAAATATATTATTTTAATAGAATTGATGGGGCCATGGAAACAGGTTGGCAGATTGTAGATGGTAAGAAGTGCTACTTCGATAAGAAAAAGGGCTGTGAACTGTTTAACCAATGGGTACAAGATGGTGATGATTGGTATTATGTTGGTGAAGATGGAGCCGTTAAAAAGATGGAGTGGGTCAATTATAATGGTAAATATTATTACTTAAAAGCTGATGGGAAGATGGTAAAGGATTGGTTTAAAGTTGATGAGTACTGGTATTATTTTAATAATGATGGATCAATGTCAACTTCAACTTGGAAATCGTCTAATGAAAAATGGTATTATTTAAAAGATAATGGACAGGCGGCTAGTGATTGGCTTAACTTGGGCAGTAACTGGTACTATTTTAAGAATACATCAGGAGAAATGCAGATAGGTTGGTTTAGAGCTAATGGAAATTGGTATTATTCAAATGATGATGGCTCAATGAAAACAGGATGGATTTATTCTAAGAATAATTGGTATTATTTAGATGAAGGTACGGGTGTAATGAAAAAAAATGAATGGGTAGTTATTGATGGTAAAAACTATTATTTTAATATTAATGGAGAAATGGTAACGGGATCAAGATATATAGATGGAACAAAATATGTGTTTGGTTCAGATGGAACCTTATATTAA